A single Pseudomonas putida DNA region contains:
- a CDS encoding PDR/VanB family oxidoreductase has protein sequence MASVYEMFNVQVLEVEQATPQIKRFTLARADGQPMPAFTGGSHVIVKMADGLSNAYSLMSDPRDLSHYQIGVRLEEQSKGGSAFMHEQVEVGSELTISTPNNLFGLDASAGKHVMIAGGIGITPFMSQLHELEGGDTPYELHYAFRSPDHGAFHGQLVDGPHAASVSVYVDSLGRRLDLQALFAGMSEDAHVYVCGPKPLIDAVVEGAKAAGIADARVHFEQFAATPAAGGAFTLVLGKSGRELQVEEGMTIIQAIENVKAAQVECLCREGVCGTCETAILEGEAEHFDQYLSDEEKASQQTLMICVSRARGSRLVIDL, from the coding sequence ATGGCCAGTGTTTACGAGATGTTCAATGTGCAGGTGCTCGAGGTCGAACAGGCGACGCCACAGATCAAGCGCTTCACCCTTGCGCGCGCTGACGGCCAGCCCATGCCGGCCTTCACCGGTGGTAGCCACGTGATCGTGAAGATGGCTGATGGCCTCAGCAACGCCTATTCCTTGATGAGCGACCCCAGGGACCTGTCGCACTACCAGATCGGCGTGCGCCTGGAAGAGCAATCCAAGGGCGGCTCGGCCTTCATGCATGAGCAGGTCGAAGTGGGTAGCGAGCTCACCATCTCGACACCGAACAACCTGTTCGGTCTCGACGCCTCTGCCGGCAAGCACGTGATGATTGCTGGTGGTATCGGCATTACCCCCTTCATGTCGCAACTGCACGAGTTGGAAGGAGGGGATACCCCTTACGAGCTGCACTACGCCTTCCGCAGCCCAGATCACGGCGCATTCCACGGGCAACTGGTGGATGGCCCCCATGCAGCCAGTGTCAGTGTGTACGTCGACAGCCTTGGGCGCCGCCTGGACCTGCAGGCGCTGTTCGCTGGCATGAGCGAGGACGCGCACGTTTATGTTTGCGGCCCCAAGCCGCTGATCGATGCGGTGGTGGAAGGGGCCAAAGCCGCAGGCATTGCTGATGCCCGAGTGCATTTCGAGCAGTTCGCAGCCACCCCGGCTGCTGGCGGCGCATTTACCCTGGTGCTCGGCAAGTCCGGCCGCGAACTCCAGGTGGAAGAGGGTATGACCATCATCCAGGCCATTGAAAACGTCAAGGCCGCCCAGGTCGAATGCCTGTGCCGGGAAGGCGTTTGCGGTACCTGTGAAACGGCCATCCTCGAGGGTGAGGCCGAGCACTTTGACCAATACCTTTCCGATGAAGAGAAAGCATCCCAGCAAACCCTGATGATCTGCGTTTCCAGGGCACGTGGTTCACGGTTGGTCATCGACCTCTGA
- a CDS encoding enoyl-CoA hydratase-related protein, with amino-acid sequence MTDLIHSQLDEGLLTLRLNRPDKLNALTNAMYTRLAELFEAANSDPQVEVILITGSTECFTAGNDLPDFLEQPPTDLQSPVFRMMWAVLALDKPLIAAIAGPAIGIGTTLLLHCDQVLISRDAKLRTPFVALGVCPEFGASLLLPQMLGHARAAQLLLCNQALDGEQAVQWGLATELFEDGGQCLAAAVKLARRLQQLPAEALRISRRLLKNGQREALAATVAKEGLLFIERLNSDEARAALTAMVSRKGA; translated from the coding sequence ATGACCGACCTGATCCACTCGCAACTCGACGAAGGCCTGCTGACCCTGCGCCTGAACCGCCCAGACAAGCTCAACGCCCTGACCAACGCCATGTACACGCGGCTGGCAGAGCTGTTCGAGGCCGCCAACAGTGACCCGCAGGTCGAGGTGATCCTGATCACCGGCAGCACCGAGTGCTTCACCGCCGGCAACGACCTGCCAGATTTTCTCGAACAGCCCCCGACCGACCTGCAAAGCCCGGTGTTCCGCATGATGTGGGCGGTGCTGGCGCTGGACAAACCGTTGATCGCCGCCATTGCGGGGCCGGCGATCGGCATCGGCACTACCCTGTTGCTGCACTGCGACCAGGTGCTGATCAGCCGTGACGCCAAACTGCGCACGCCGTTCGTGGCACTGGGCGTGTGCCCGGAGTTTGGCGCAAGCCTGCTGCTGCCACAGATGCTGGGGCATGCGCGGGCTGCGCAGCTGTTGTTGTGCAACCAGGCGCTGGATGGCGAGCAGGCGGTGCAGTGGGGCCTGGCGACCGAATTGTTCGAAGATGGCGGGCAATGCCTGGCTGCCGCCGTCAAGCTGGCGCGGCGCCTGCAGCAGCTGCCGGCCGAAGCACTGCGCATCAGCAGGCGTCTGCTCAAGAATGGGCAGCGCGAAGCGCTGGCCGCAACGGTGGCCAAGGAAGGCTTGCTGTTCATCGAGCGGCTCAACAGCGATGAAGCCAGGGCTGCCTTGACCGCGATGGTATCGCGCAAGGGTGCCTGA
- a CDS encoding amino acid permease produces the protein MKGRKAEGIHLTRALKSRHIFMLSLGGVIGTGLFMGSGVTINQGGPVGAILAYLVAGFLMYLVMVCLGELSVQMPVSGSFQAHATKFIGPATGFMIGWVYWMSWATTVGLEFTAAGMLMVRWFPEVPIWYWSALFVAVLFGINALATRAFGEAEYWFSGIKVAAILGFIIVGVLVIFGAIPLTSGAPAPMMSNLIGDSLFPNGLSAVFAVMMTVVYAFQGCEIMGVAAGETDQPEKSIPRAVRNVVFRVLIFYVLAIVVLSAIVPWQQAGLMESPFVQVFDMVGIPYAADLMNFVILTAILSVGNSGLYASTRILWAMSKTGMAPRSLSPLSSRGVPLRALFITLCFALVSLMTSFVAADTLFMVLMAVSGMSGTVTWIVIALAQYRFRKQFLRDGGQLSELKYRAPLYPLVPLLCITLCSSLFVFLAMDETQRPSLYWGFGFIALCYAAYFVVQRKRQGVGVEVPAV, from the coding sequence ATGAAAGGCCGTAAAGCTGAAGGTATCCACCTCACGCGGGCATTGAAGAGCCGGCACATCTTCATGCTCTCGCTCGGTGGCGTGATCGGCACCGGGCTGTTCATGGGCTCGGGCGTGACCATCAACCAGGGCGGGCCGGTGGGCGCGATCCTGGCCTACCTGGTCGCGGGTTTCCTGATGTACCTGGTGATGGTCTGCCTGGGTGAGTTGTCGGTGCAGATGCCGGTATCCGGTTCATTCCAGGCCCATGCGACGAAATTCATCGGCCCGGCCACGGGCTTCATGATCGGCTGGGTGTACTGGATGAGCTGGGCCACCACCGTGGGCCTGGAGTTCACCGCCGCCGGCATGCTGATGGTGCGCTGGTTCCCGGAGGTGCCGATCTGGTACTGGTCGGCGCTGTTCGTTGCGGTGCTGTTCGGCATCAACGCACTGGCGACCCGCGCCTTCGGTGAGGCGGAGTACTGGTTCTCCGGGATCAAGGTGGCGGCGATACTCGGTTTCATCATCGTTGGTGTGCTGGTGATCTTCGGTGCCATCCCGCTGACCAGTGGGGCGCCGGCGCCGATGATGAGCAACCTGATCGGCGATTCGCTGTTCCCCAACGGCCTGTCGGCGGTGTTCGCGGTGATGATGACCGTGGTCTATGCCTTCCAGGGTTGCGAGATCATGGGCGTGGCGGCGGGCGAAACCGACCAGCCGGAAAAGAGCATCCCGCGTGCCGTGCGCAACGTGGTGTTCCGCGTGCTGATCTTCTATGTGCTGGCGATCGTGGTGTTGTCGGCGATCGTGCCGTGGCAGCAGGCCGGGCTGATGGAAAGCCCGTTCGTGCAGGTGTTCGACATGGTCGGCATTCCTTACGCCGCAGACCTGATGAACTTCGTGATCCTCACCGCGATTCTTTCGGTGGGCAACTCCGGGCTGTATGCCTCCACCCGCATCCTCTGGGCGATGTCCAAGACCGGCATGGCCCCCCGCAGCCTGTCGCCGCTGAGCAGCCGCGGTGTGCCGCTGCGGGCGCTGTTCATCACCCTGTGCTTTGCGCTGGTGTCGCTGATGACCAGCTTTGTCGCCGCCGACACCTTGTTCATGGTGCTGATGGCGGTGAGCGGCATGTCTGGCACTGTGACCTGGATCGTCATCGCCCTGGCGCAGTATCGCTTTCGCAAGCAGTTCCTGCGGGATGGCGGCCAGCTGAGCGAACTCAAGTACCGCGCGCCGCTGTACCCGCTGGTGCCGTTGCTGTGCATCACCCTGTGCAGTTCGCTGTTCGTGTTCCTGGCAATGGATGAGACGCAGCGGCCTTCGTTGTACTGGGGGTTTGGCTTCATAGCGCTGTGTTATGCGGCTTACTTTGTGGTGCAGCGCAAGCGCCAGGGCGTGGGGGTGGAAGTGCCGGCGGTATGA
- a CDS encoding ATP-binding protein, whose protein sequence is MTRLQPGGLLRRLLLFILLFSLCFTVLASSVQLYFEYRREMREIDARMALIRAGYLASLERSLWDLNQEQLNVQLRGLVDFSDVARVRLNSADFTLQQGEPSPQGPLRVERFALDYQPPSGPVRHLGELEVSTDLGAVHRRLFATGLTSLLWMSVFLCGLALALSGLFYRLVTRHLQVMADFARRIGAGQWQEPLRLNKRRSPHTDEIDSVALALDDMRRAILSDSERRESDRLALQDKRDELQKQVERRTASLMRAKDDAEAANLAKSRFLATMSHELRTPLNGILGMAELLRGAGLAAPDRQRLEALYKAGEGLLSILNEVLYFARLEEGESRPEAVDFALRQLCAEVVTLLEPRALANDSLVLCRIDPQLAAYQHGAEQYLRQVLSNLLANAIKFTEGGEILVEVQVLQSLPGRQRLRLSVTDDGIGICEAMQPKIFDRFVQASEAVARRYGGTGLGLAISKHLVEQMAGQIGVRSREGEGSCFWLELELETVQAPQCVAGSDRAASPLQILVVEDVALNREVVCGLLERDGHEVWLAEDAEQGLQLCARQRFDLLLLDVHLPGISGVELCRQLRAGNTPNRDTRILALTASVQPGLVRAYLDAGMQGVLGKPLKLANLRQALAGHVQAQQPQAPAWLDHELLATHRTLLGEQKLQGLLAGLRDGLAQQRQPLLEAVDAGDCTEVAHLAHRLAGSSDSMGLCGLAATLRRLEEHAQARDKPSVRAMGPMLREQLQRAENSLGELLAA, encoded by the coding sequence ATGACCCGCCTGCAACCGGGGGGCCTGCTGCGTCGGCTGTTGCTGTTCATCCTGCTGTTCAGCCTGTGCTTCACGGTGCTGGCCAGCAGCGTGCAGCTGTATTTCGAGTACCGCCGCGAGATGCGCGAGATCGACGCGCGCATGGCGCTGATCCGCGCAGGCTACCTGGCCAGCCTGGAGCGCAGCCTGTGGGACCTGAACCAGGAGCAGCTGAACGTGCAGTTGCGCGGGCTGGTGGACTTTTCCGATGTGGCGCGGGTGCGCCTGAACAGTGCCGACTTCACCTTGCAGCAAGGTGAGCCGTCCCCGCAGGGGCCGCTGCGGGTCGAGCGGTTTGCGCTGGACTATCAGCCACCTTCAGGGCCTGTGCGGCACCTGGGCGAGCTGGAAGTGAGCACTGACCTGGGCGCGGTGCACCGGCGGCTGTTTGCCACCGGCCTCACCAGCCTTTTGTGGATGAGCGTGTTTCTCTGTGGCCTGGCACTGGCGTTGTCCGGGCTGTTCTATCGCCTGGTGACCCGCCACCTGCAGGTCATGGCCGACTTCGCCCGGCGCATCGGCGCCGGGCAGTGGCAGGAGCCGCTGCGCTTGAACAAACGCCGTTCGCCGCACACCGACGAAATCGACAGCGTGGCGCTGGCGCTGGACGACATGCGCCGGGCGATCCTCAGTGACAGCGAACGCCGCGAATCTGACCGCCTGGCCTTGCAGGACAAACGCGACGAACTGCAGAAACAGGTCGAACGGCGCACGGCAAGCCTGATGCGCGCCAAGGACGATGCCGAGGCGGCCAACCTGGCCAAGTCGCGCTTCCTTGCCACCATGAGCCACGAGCTGCGTACGCCGCTCAACGGCATCCTCGGCATGGCCGAACTGCTGCGTGGCGCCGGGCTAGCAGCGCCGGACCGTCAGCGCCTGGAGGCGTTGTACAAGGCCGGCGAGGGGCTGCTGAGTATCCTCAACGAGGTGCTGTATTTTGCCCGCCTCGAAGAGGGCGAAAGCCGCCCCGAGGCGGTGGATTTTGCCCTGCGCCAGCTGTGCGCCGAGGTGGTGACCCTGCTCGAACCCCGTGCGCTGGCCAACGACAGCCTGGTGTTGTGCCGCATCGACCCGCAGCTGGCTGCGTACCAGCATGGCGCTGAGCAGTACCTGCGCCAGGTGCTGAGCAACCTGCTGGCCAACGCCATCAAGTTCACCGAGGGCGGCGAGATTCTCGTCGAGGTGCAGGTGTTGCAGAGCCTGCCCGGGCGGCAACGCTTGCGCCTGAGCGTCACCGATGACGGCATCGGCATCTGCGAGGCGATGCAGCCGAAGATCTTCGACCGCTTCGTCCAGGCCAGCGAGGCGGTCGCACGGCGCTATGGCGGCACCGGCCTGGGGCTGGCGATCAGCAAGCACCTGGTCGAGCAGATGGCCGGGCAGATCGGCGTGCGCAGCCGCGAGGGGGAGGGCAGCTGCTTCTGGCTGGAGCTGGAACTGGAGACGGTGCAGGCTCCCCAGTGCGTGGCGGGGTCTGATCGTGCGGCGTCGCCGCTGCAAATCCTGGTAGTGGAAGACGTGGCCCTGAACCGTGAAGTGGTGTGCGGGTTGCTGGAGCGTGACGGGCATGAAGTCTGGCTGGCCGAGGATGCCGAGCAGGGTCTGCAACTCTGTGCACGGCAGCGCTTCGACCTGCTCCTGCTGGATGTGCACCTGCCAGGCATCAGCGGCGTGGAGCTGTGCCGCCAGCTGCGTGCCGGCAACACGCCCAACCGCGATACGCGCATCCTGGCGCTGACTGCCAGCGTTCAGCCGGGGTTGGTGCGTGCCTATCTGGATGCCGGCATGCAGGGCGTGCTGGGCAAGCCACTGAAACTTGCAAACCTGCGCCAGGCCTTGGCGGGGCACGTGCAGGCGCAACAGCCGCAGGCACCTGCCTGGCTCGACCATGAACTGTTGGCCACGCACCGCACGCTGCTTGGCGAGCAGAAGCTGCAAGGCCTGCTGGCCGGGCTGCGAGACGGTTTGGCGCAACAGCGCCAGCCCTTGCTCGAAGCGGTGGACGCGGGTGACTGTACCGAAGTGGCCCACCTGGCCCATCGGCTGGCCGGCAGCAGCGATTCCATGGGCCTGTGCGGCCTGGCGGCGACCTTGCGCCGGCTTGAGGAGCATGCGCAGGCCCGCGACAAACCCAGTGTGAGGGCCATGGGCCCGATGCTGCGCGAGCAGTTGCAGCGTGCCGAAAACAGCCTGGGCGAACTGCTGGCGGCCTGA
- a CDS encoding PAS domain S-box protein, translating to MQENSFAFRLKELLEHNKLTLQAVGTALGISRTAVHKWTKGGEIDYDNLRKLADFLRVNWIWLRYGQEALSSVQQVEPVELPMTDLRRRYAAEIMESEARMKLAQEAARIVTWEWNLISDELTYSSNVEDVYGWTISSNQDFWSHLPDEDVEAMQAMYDRIIRSGENCDYDYRMYQPDGSVRWISSRSTVVHDAAGRPIKIVGISMDNTARKLTEEALRTSEERFRTIFELSEGALAFIHLDGRLQRVNDSLCALLGYSQQDLYALNVQQITHPDDLQGNLSLLVQLLAGSINRYVVEKRVRCGDGSYKWVRVRTSIQRQSDGSADYLISVFEDINAAKAEQQELLHKIESLQAKLAGSLIS from the coding sequence ATGCAGGAAAACAGCTTCGCCTTCCGTCTCAAGGAATTGCTGGAACACAACAAGCTGACGCTTCAGGCCGTCGGTACCGCCCTGGGTATCTCCCGCACCGCTGTCCACAAATGGACCAAGGGTGGGGAAATCGACTACGACAACCTGCGCAAGCTGGCTGACTTTCTGCGGGTGAACTGGATCTGGCTGCGTTATGGCCAGGAGGCCTTGAGCAGTGTGCAGCAAGTAGAACCCGTCGAGCTGCCAATGACCGACCTGCGCCGGCGTTACGCCGCCGAGATCATGGAGAGCGAAGCGCGGATGAAGCTGGCCCAGGAAGCCGCGCGCATCGTGACCTGGGAATGGAACCTGATCAGCGACGAACTGACCTACTCGTCTAACGTCGAGGACGTTTACGGCTGGACCATCAGCTCGAACCAGGACTTCTGGAGCCATCTCCCCGACGAGGACGTCGAGGCGATGCAGGCGATGTATGACCGCATCATCCGCTCGGGTGAAAACTGCGATTACGATTATCGGATGTACCAGCCTGATGGCAGCGTGCGCTGGATCTCGTCGCGCTCGACGGTGGTGCACGACGCTGCAGGCCGGCCCATCAAGATCGTCGGCATCAGCATGGATAACACCGCTCGCAAGCTGACCGAGGAAGCGCTGCGCACCAGCGAGGAGCGGTTCCGCACGATCTTCGAGTTGAGTGAAGGCGCGCTCGCCTTCATTCATCTGGATGGGCGTTTGCAGCGCGTCAACGACAGCCTGTGTGCGCTGCTCGGCTACAGCCAGCAGGATTTGTACGCACTGAATGTTCAACAGATCACCCACCCCGATGACCTGCAGGGCAACCTGAGCCTGCTTGTCCAGTTGCTGGCCGGGTCGATCAACCGCTACGTGGTCGAGAAGCGCGTACGCTGTGGCGATGGCAGCTACAAGTGGGTGAGGGTGCGCACCTCCATCCAGCGGCAGTCCGACGGCTCTGCCGATTACCTCATCAGCGTTTTCGAAGACATCAACGCGGCCAAGGCCGAACAGCAGGAACTGCTGCACAAGATCGAATCGTTGCAAGCGAAGCTGGCGGGTAGCCTGATCTCATAG
- a CDS encoding substrate-binding periplasmic protein, with product MSKYLLGLLVLLASGVLHAAGTVRYCDYPVYPPVSWSDGKQPRGLAPTVVRELFGRLGYQVEMVVLGNWQRCLLDAAEGRVDVVLAYTSEQRARSMRFSQVPVLREEVAVFANRQHPLQFDKLEDLARYRGGLLFGESYGPAFDRFVAQHQNIEWVSDSGQNFGKLIRGRIDFVVQERRTGQLFVEHLPGARDIVALPPALSVDYLRVAVSRHSPLSARMDEIDGQLQKMTDAGELERWLHESEVTYRDMVNQP from the coding sequence GTGAGCAAATACCTGTTGGGCCTGCTGGTGCTGCTGGCCAGCGGCGTGCTACACGCCGCTGGCACCGTGCGCTATTGCGATTACCCGGTCTACCCACCTGTTTCCTGGAGCGATGGCAAGCAACCCCGCGGGCTGGCGCCGACGGTCGTGCGCGAGTTGTTCGGGCGGCTGGGCTACCAGGTCGAGATGGTCGTGCTGGGCAACTGGCAACGTTGCCTGCTCGACGCGGCCGAAGGGCGGGTGGATGTGGTGCTGGCCTACACCTCGGAGCAACGTGCCCGGTCCATGCGCTTTTCCCAGGTACCGGTGCTGCGCGAGGAGGTGGCGGTGTTTGCCAACCGCCAGCACCCGCTGCAGTTCGACAAGCTCGAAGACCTGGCCAGGTACCGTGGCGGGCTGCTGTTCGGCGAAAGCTACGGCCCGGCGTTCGACCGCTTCGTGGCGCAGCACCAGAACATCGAGTGGGTGTCGGACAGCGGGCAGAACTTCGGCAAGCTGATACGCGGGCGTATCGACTTCGTGGTCCAGGAACGGCGCACCGGCCAGTTGTTCGTCGAGCACTTGCCCGGCGCCCGGGACATCGTCGCGCTGCCGCCGGCACTGAGCGTTGACTACCTGCGCGTGGCGGTGTCGCGCCATTCACCGTTGAGCGCGCGCATGGACGAGATCGACGGGCAACTGCAGAAGATGACCGATGCCGGCGAACTGGAGCGCTGGCTGCATGAAAGCGAGGTCACCTACCGCGACATGGTCAACCAGCCATGA
- a CDS encoding response regulator, whose product MTSQVLIVDDDPLIRDLLQAYLSQEGYTVHCAATAEQAETLLTEQPVELVMLDIRLPGKDGLTLTRELRVRSEVGIILITGRNDEIDRIVGLECGADDYVSKPLNPRELVSRAKNLIRRVRHAQGTRPAGVANATLKQFGDWSLDCDRRRLIDAQGSETLLTHGEFQLLSVFLRNSGHTLSRDQLMDQIRNREWVPNDRSIDVLVGRLRRKLHDDPAEPELIITIHGAGYLFTASVAA is encoded by the coding sequence ATGACCTCTCAGGTACTGATCGTCGATGACGATCCGCTGATTCGTGACTTGCTCCAGGCCTACCTGTCCCAGGAAGGCTATACCGTCCACTGCGCCGCCACTGCGGAGCAGGCCGAAACGCTGTTGACCGAGCAGCCGGTGGAACTGGTGATGCTGGACATCCGCCTGCCCGGCAAGGACGGCCTGACCCTGACCCGCGAGCTGCGGGTGCGCTCGGAAGTGGGGATCATCCTGATCACCGGGCGCAATGACGAGATCGACCGCATCGTTGGCCTGGAGTGCGGCGCCGACGATTATGTCAGCAAACCGCTCAACCCCCGTGAGCTGGTGTCCCGCGCGAAGAACCTGATCCGGCGCGTGCGCCACGCCCAGGGCACACGGCCGGCCGGCGTGGCCAATGCCACCCTCAAGCAGTTCGGCGATTGGTCACTGGACTGCGACCGCCGCCGCCTGATCGATGCGCAAGGCAGCGAAACCCTGCTGACCCACGGCGAATTCCAGTTGCTCAGCGTGTTCCTGCGCAACAGCGGCCATACCCTCAGCCGCGACCAACTGATGGATCAGATCCGCAACCGTGAGTGGGTGCCCAACGACCGGTCCATCGACGTGCTGGTCGGCCGCCTGCGGCGCAAGCTGCATGACGACCCCGCTGAGCCCGAGCTGATCATCACCATCCACGGTGCCGGCTACCTGTTCACCGCCAGCGTGGCGGCGTGA
- a CDS encoding acyl-CoA dehydrogenase family protein — MNFQLTQEQEMLVDAVRSFVTKELLPHEEAVDRADEVSPELAAQIRGKAIAAGFYAFNMPEEVGGGGLDYLSQALIERELSKVSWALHVFVARPSKILMACTGQQVEDYLLPCIRGEKTDCFALTEPGAGSDANSIKTRAVREGDDFVINGSKHFISHAGHADFAIVFAVTDTYEHNGRKRNAVTAFLVDRGTPGMTIRRGPKCVSNRGYHTYELFFDDCKVPAAKVLGEVGKGWEVANAWLTAGRVMVAANCVGQAQRALDVSLQWAADRKQFGQPIGTYQGVSFKLADMATQIRAAELLTLHTAWKMDQGSMTDGEAGMAKLFASEVLGKVADEAVQIYGGMGLMDEGPVERIWRNARIERIWEGTSEIQRHIISRELLRPLLR, encoded by the coding sequence ATGAATTTCCAACTGACCCAAGAACAAGAAATGTTGGTGGATGCCGTACGCAGCTTCGTCACCAAAGAGCTGTTGCCCCATGAAGAAGCCGTGGACCGTGCCGACGAAGTGTCCCCGGAGCTTGCTGCGCAGATCCGTGGCAAGGCCATCGCCGCCGGCTTCTACGCCTTCAACATGCCCGAGGAAGTCGGTGGCGGCGGCCTCGACTACCTGTCCCAGGCGCTGATCGAGCGTGAACTGTCGAAGGTCTCCTGGGCGCTGCACGTGTTCGTCGCACGGCCTTCGAAGATCCTCATGGCCTGCACCGGCCAGCAGGTGGAGGATTACCTGCTGCCGTGCATCCGTGGCGAGAAGACCGACTGCTTCGCCCTGACCGAACCGGGCGCCGGCTCCGACGCCAACTCGATCAAGACCCGCGCCGTGCGCGAAGGCGACGACTTCGTGATCAATGGCAGCAAGCACTTCATCAGCCATGCCGGGCATGCTGACTTCGCCATCGTCTTTGCCGTCACCGACACCTACGAGCACAACGGTCGCAAGCGCAACGCCGTCACCGCCTTCCTGGTCGACCGCGGCACCCCGGGCATGACCATCCGCCGCGGGCCGAAGTGCGTGAGCAACCGTGGCTACCACACCTACGAGCTGTTTTTCGACGACTGCAAGGTGCCGGCCGCCAAGGTACTCGGCGAGGTCGGCAAGGGCTGGGAAGTGGCCAACGCCTGGCTGACCGCAGGCCGGGTGATGGTCGCTGCCAACTGTGTCGGCCAGGCCCAGCGTGCGCTGGACGTGTCGCTGCAATGGGCGGCCGACCGCAAGCAGTTCGGCCAGCCGATCGGTACTTACCAGGGCGTGTCGTTCAAGCTCGCCGACATGGCCACGCAGATCCGCGCTGCCGAACTGCTGACCCTGCACACCGCCTGGAAGATGGACCAGGGCAGCATGACCGACGGCGAGGCGGGCATGGCCAAGCTGTTTGCCAGCGAAGTGCTCGGCAAGGTCGCCGACGAGGCGGTGCAGATTTATGGCGGCATGGGCCTGATGGACGAAGGGCCGGTCGAGCGCATCTGGCGCAACGCGCGGATCGAACGGATCTGGGAAGGCACCTCGGAAATCCAGCGGCACATCATTTCCCGCGAACTGCTGCGCCCACTGCTGCGCTGA
- a CDS encoding TetR family transcriptional regulator C-terminal domain-containing protein yields MTQEARFSRMLPELRKANLVEATLACLKRHGFQGASIRKISAEAGVSVGLISHHYSGKDELVAEAYMAVTGRVMQLLREAMAQVAPNARERLSAFFRGSFSAELLDPQLLDAWLAFWGAVKTAEAINQVHDHSYGEYRRELRTLLAELAQEEGWERFDADLAAISLSALLDGLWLESGLNPGTFTPAQGVQICEAWVDGLQAGGRQRFSTATEGC; encoded by the coding sequence ATGACCCAGGAAGCCCGCTTCAGCCGCATGCTGCCCGAACTGCGCAAGGCCAATCTGGTCGAGGCCACGCTGGCCTGCCTGAAGCGCCACGGCTTCCAGGGCGCCTCGATCCGCAAGATTTCTGCCGAAGCCGGCGTCTCTGTGGGGCTTATCAGCCACCACTATTCAGGTAAGGACGAACTGGTCGCCGAGGCTTACATGGCCGTCACTGGCCGGGTCATGCAACTGCTGCGCGAGGCGATGGCCCAGGTCGCGCCCAACGCCCGTGAACGGCTGTCGGCGTTCTTCCGAGGCTCATTCAGCGCCGAGCTGCTCGACCCGCAGCTGCTCGATGCCTGGCTGGCGTTCTGGGGGGCGGTGAAAACTGCCGAGGCGATCAACCAGGTGCACGACCACTCCTACGGTGAGTACCGCCGCGAACTGCGCACGCTGCTCGCCGAGCTGGCGCAGGAGGAGGGCTGGGAACGCTTCGATGCCGACCTCGCCGCCATCAGCCTGAGCGCCTTGCTCGACGGCCTGTGGCTGGAGTCCGGGCTGAACCCCGGCACCTTCACCCCGGCCCAGGGCGTGCAGATTTGCGAGGCCTGGGTCGATGGCCTGCAGGCCGGCGGTCGGCAACGCTTCAGCACAGCCACCGAGGGCTGTTGA
- a CDS encoding enoyl-CoA hydratase/isomerase family protein yields the protein MTAPSSLLMQVEAGVAWITLNRPEQRNALDIPTLKKLHATLEAYNSDPAVRVVVLTGTGRSFCAGADLAEWAEAEARGALETYGWTETAHALMHCLHNLDKPTIAAINGTAVGAGMDLSLCCDLRLAAQSARFKAGYTSMAYSPDAGASWHLPRLIGSEQAKRLLFLDELWGAERALAAGLVGEVVADDQLPAATAELAARLAQGPTFAYAQTKRLMRDGASRSLAEQLTAELAAGLLCGRSEDGAEALRAATEKRSPRFSGK from the coding sequence ATGACCGCTCCGTCGTCCCTACTCATGCAGGTTGAAGCCGGCGTTGCCTGGATCACCCTGAACCGCCCCGAGCAGCGCAACGCGCTGGACATTCCCACCCTGAAGAAGCTGCACGCCACCCTCGAGGCCTATAACAGTGACCCCGCCGTGCGCGTGGTGGTGCTGACCGGCACTGGCCGCAGCTTCTGCGCTGGCGCCGACCTCGCCGAATGGGCCGAAGCCGAAGCCCGTGGCGCACTGGAAACCTACGGCTGGACCGAAACCGCCCACGCCCTGATGCACTGCCTGCACAACCTGGACAAGCCCACCATTGCCGCCATCAACGGCACTGCCGTCGGCGCCGGCATGGACCTGTCGCTGTGCTGCGACCTGCGCCTGGCTGCCCAGTCGGCCCGTTTCAAGGCCGGCTACACCAGCATGGCCTACTCGCCGGATGCCGGCGCCAGCTGGCACCTGCCACGGCTGATCGGCAGCGAACAGGCCAAGCGCCTGCTGTTCCTCGACGAACTCTGGGGCGCCGAGCGCGCCCTGGCGGCCGGCCTGGTCGGTGAAGTGGTCGCCGACGACCAGTTGCCAGCCGCCACCGCCGAACTGGCGGCGCGCCTGGCCCAGGGGCCGACGTTCGCCTACGCCCAGACCAAGCGCCTGATGCGCGATGGCGCCTCGCGCAGCCTGGCTGAGCAGCTCACTGCAGAACTGGCAGCCGGCCTGCTCTGTGGGCGCAGCGAGGACGGTGCCGAGGCCTTGCGCGCGGCCACGGAAAAACGCTCGCCACGCTTCAGCGGCAAATAA